In one window of Meiothermus sp. DNA:
- a CDS encoding GNAT family N-acetyltransferase, with protein MAFVIRPYTPPDLPHLYRVCLLTGDSGADASGLYRDPDLLGHFYAAPYAVHEPDLTFVLTDEEGVCGYVLGCRDSMEFAAWMEAVWLPPLRRRYPLPPVGDASKDAAMIRLIHKGYTPSSLTPEYPAHLHIDLLPRAQGLGQGRRLMEVFLNRLRELGVPGVHLGVGQRNVGAVAFYERMGFVRLQTFPWGYEYGLKL; from the coding sequence ATGGCGTTTGTCATCCGCCCCTATACGCCCCCCGACCTTCCCCACCTGTACCGCGTCTGCCTGCTAACTGGCGATAGCGGGGCCGATGCCAGCGGGCTATACCGCGACCCCGACCTGCTGGGCCATTTTTACGCCGCGCCCTATGCGGTGCACGAGCCCGACCTGACCTTTGTGCTCACCGACGAGGAAGGGGTGTGCGGCTATGTGCTGGGCTGCCGCGATTCAATGGAGTTCGCCGCCTGGATGGAAGCCGTGTGGCTGCCGCCGCTGCGGCGCAGATACCCCCTGCCGCCCGTAGGGGATGCCTCCAAAGATGCTGCCATGATCCGACTGATTCACAAAGGCTACACTCCCTCGAGCCTCACGCCCGAATACCCGGCGCACCTGCACATCGACCTGTTGCCCAGGGCCCAGGGCCTGGGCCAGGGCCGCAGGCTGATGGAGGTGTTCCTCAACCGCCTGCGCGAGCTGGGCGTGCCGGGCGTGCACCTGGGGGTGGGACAGCGCAATGTGGGCGCGGTGGCTTTTTACGAGCGGATGGGGTTTGTGCGCTTGCAAACCTTTCCCTGGGGCTACGAGTACGGCCTGAAGCTGTAA
- a CDS encoding primosomal protein N': MWLLKVALPLPLEPMSYLPPHTDGRAEVLGCRVVVPWRGELRVGVVVELEEGQHKSFALREAIAYLDERPWLRPAEIEYLAQAARDSFCMVGTLLNDLLPFLEPPLLHRVRLLPQADPAVLPRGLEALAEGWQEAQGFDPKLLDFLREAGVLQEEVAERRTLARALVTLREPSEKLSEKAKAAWYALRDLQQVESMAALARAAGVGVGVVKGLVDKGYIGFVGVEPTTETVVARSLEPLELPAIPVRLEGGRLLERIRALLAWVQSGPVLLLFPEVALLRRFQPYFPEALVLHGEMKAEERRRVWGQASQGARWVLATYQGLLLPLSWERMVVIEEAAEAYKLPGGSRAFVPRLARLRAQGLGVPIHYCSSVNSAEVWDEPAHLLPPPQPRLYLLDLRRERGWPLSGAAIALLQQVQEKNRQAVVLSARRGYSAVLRCKQCDWKAMCPNCALPLRYHKSGRLGLLQCHQCGHEEKAPDLCPSCQSDIFDPKGPGVEWLLEALAQHLPALPRYSYTAEAKDDLRKLLAGEPGVLVGTTAILRGPVLPELALVLLPYADGFILESDFRAAERYHRLLWQLADLHPKRRPLLALQTFEPAHPAHRALEHTDPQGFMNLELALRHTLGYPPASRMVKLEVAHPKEPVARDAILQLAAALKPKAEPGELLGPAPAPVARLRGQYVFHLLLKSSEARIQALMENLPPVRGARLRIDPDPQRFVGLLED; encoded by the coding sequence ATGTGGCTTTTGAAGGTGGCCCTGCCCCTGCCCTTGGAGCCGATGTCGTACCTGCCCCCCCATACCGACGGACGCGCTGAGGTGCTGGGCTGCCGGGTGGTGGTGCCCTGGCGCGGTGAACTGCGGGTGGGGGTGGTGGTGGAGCTCGAGGAAGGGCAGCACAAGAGCTTTGCGCTGCGCGAAGCCATTGCCTACCTGGACGAGCGACCCTGGCTACGACCTGCCGAAATCGAATACCTGGCCCAGGCAGCCCGCGACAGCTTTTGTATGGTGGGCACGCTGCTAAATGACCTATTGCCATTCCTCGAGCCCCCCCTTCTGCACCGCGTGCGGCTGTTGCCGCAAGCCGACCCGGCGGTGCTGCCCAGGGGCCTGGAGGCCCTGGCCGAGGGCTGGCAGGAGGCCCAGGGTTTCGATCCCAAGCTGCTGGATTTTTTGCGGGAGGCCGGGGTGTTGCAGGAAGAAGTGGCCGAGCGGCGCACCCTTGCCCGGGCCCTGGTAACCCTGCGCGAGCCCTCGGAAAAACTGAGCGAGAAGGCCAAAGCGGCCTGGTATGCCCTGCGCGACCTGCAGCAGGTGGAGAGCATGGCAGCCCTGGCCCGGGCCGCAGGGGTGGGGGTGGGGGTGGTGAAGGGCCTGGTGGACAAGGGCTACATCGGCTTTGTGGGGGTAGAACCGACCACCGAAACGGTGGTGGCGCGCAGCCTCGAGCCCCTCGAGCTGCCTGCCATTCCGGTGCGGCTGGAGGGCGGGCGGCTCCTGGAGCGCATCCGTGCGCTGCTTGCCTGGGTGCAGTCCGGCCCGGTTTTGTTGCTTTTTCCCGAGGTGGCCCTGCTCAGAAGATTCCAGCCCTACTTCCCCGAGGCGCTGGTTTTGCACGGCGAGATGAAAGCCGAGGAGCGCCGTAGGGTCTGGGGGCAGGCCAGCCAGGGGGCAAGATGGGTGCTGGCAACCTACCAGGGCTTGCTGCTGCCGCTTTCCTGGGAGCGCATGGTGGTTATCGAGGAGGCCGCCGAAGCCTACAAACTACCGGGGGGCTCGAGGGCTTTTGTACCCCGCCTGGCCCGGCTGCGGGCCCAGGGGCTGGGGGTGCCCATCCACTACTGCTCCAGTGTCAACAGCGCCGAAGTCTGGGATGAACCGGCCCATCTGTTGCCCCCGCCCCAGCCGCGGCTTTACCTGCTGGATTTGCGTCGGGAGCGGGGCTGGCCCCTCTCGGGGGCGGCCATTGCCCTCTTGCAGCAGGTGCAGGAGAAAAACCGCCAGGCTGTTGTGCTCTCGGCCCGGCGAGGCTACAGTGCGGTGCTGCGTTGCAAGCAGTGCGACTGGAAGGCCATGTGCCCCAATTGCGCGCTGCCGCTGCGCTACCACAAAAGCGGGCGGCTGGGCCTGTTGCAGTGCCACCAGTGCGGCCACGAGGAAAAAGCGCCCGACCTGTGCCCAAGCTGCCAGTCGGATATCTTCGACCCCAAGGGGCCGGGGGTGGAGTGGCTTCTGGAGGCCCTGGCCCAGCACCTTCCGGCCCTGCCCCGCTACAGCTACACCGCCGAGGCCAAAGACGATCTGCGCAAGCTGCTGGCGGGTGAACCTGGCGTGCTGGTGGGTACGACCGCCATTCTGCGGGGGCCGGTGCTGCCTGAGCTGGCCCTGGTGCTCTTACCCTATGCCGACGGGTTCATCCTCGAGTCCGACTTCCGGGCTGCCGAGCGCTACCACCGCCTCTTGTGGCAGCTCGCCGACCTGCACCCGAAGCGCCGCCCCTTGTTGGCCTTGCAGACCTTCGAGCCCGCGCACCCCGCCCACCGGGCCCTCGAGCACACCGACCCCCAGGGCTTTATGAACCTGGAGCTGGCCCTGCGTCATACCCTGGGCTACCCCCCGGCCAGCCGGATGGTGAAGCTCGAGGTCGCCCACCCCAAGGAGCCGGTAGCCCGCGACGCCATCCTCCAGCTTGCCGCAGCGCTCAAGCCCAAAGCCGAGCCGGGCGAACTCCTGGGCCCGGCCCCGGCCCCCGTAGCCCGCCTGCGGGGCCAGTACGTGTTTCACTTGCTCCTCAAAAGCTCCGAAGCCCGCATCCAGGCCCTGATGGAAAACCTGCCCCCCGTGCGCGGGGCGCGGCTACGCATAGACCCCGACCCCCAGCGTTTTGTGGGGTTGCTCGAGGATTAG
- a CDS encoding branched-chain amino acid transaminase: MSTETKPKSVGGDSKMKAGLIWFNGHLVPQEEARVSVLTHALHYGTSIFEGIRAYETPKGPAIFRLHEHTERFFHSAKVMMFEMPYTPEQINQAIQEVIRANGYKSCYIRPLAWMGANTLGVNPLPNNPAEVMIAAWEWGTYLGDEAVRKGARLITSSWARFPANVMPGKAKVGGNYVNSALARVEAQQAGADEALLLDKEGFVAEGSGENIFFLRGNTLYVIEHSVNLMGITRDSVITIARDLGYEVREVRATRDQLYMADEMFMVGTAAEVTPISYLDHRAIGTGKAGEHTMKLRAAYMDVVQGKNPKYEAWLTYVK; this comes from the coding sequence ATGTCAACCGAAACCAAACCCAAAAGCGTTGGCGGCGATAGCAAAATGAAGGCGGGCCTGATCTGGTTCAACGGGCATCTGGTGCCCCAGGAAGAGGCCAGGGTTTCGGTACTCACCCACGCGCTGCACTACGGCACCAGCATTTTCGAGGGCATCCGGGCCTACGAGACCCCCAAAGGCCCCGCCATCTTCCGCCTGCACGAACACACCGAGCGCTTCTTCCATAGCGCCAAGGTCATGATGTTCGAGATGCCCTACACCCCCGAGCAGATTAACCAGGCCATTCAGGAGGTCATCCGGGCCAACGGCTACAAAAGCTGCTACATCCGCCCCCTGGCCTGGATGGGAGCCAACACCCTGGGTGTGAATCCCCTGCCCAACAACCCCGCCGAGGTGATGATTGCCGCCTGGGAATGGGGCACCTACCTGGGTGACGAGGCCGTGCGCAAGGGGGCCCGGCTCATCACCTCGTCCTGGGCCCGTTTCCCCGCCAACGTGATGCCGGGTAAGGCCAAGGTGGGGGGCAACTACGTCAACAGCGCCCTGGCCCGCGTGGAAGCCCAGCAGGCCGGGGCCGACGAAGCCCTGCTGCTCGACAAGGAAGGCTTCGTGGCCGAGGGTTCGGGCGAGAACATTTTCTTCCTGCGGGGAAATACCCTCTACGTGATCGAGCACTCGGTCAACCTGATGGGCATTACCCGCGACTCCGTCATCACCATTGCCCGCGACCTGGGCTACGAGGTACGCGAGGTGCGGGCTACCCGCGACCAACTCTACATGGCCGACGAGATGTTCATGGTCGGCACCGCCGCTGAAGTTACGCCCATCTCCTACCTTGACCACCGGGCCATTGGCACCGGCAAGGCCGGCGAGCACACCATGAAGCTCCGGGCCGCCTACATGGACGTGGTGCAGGGCAAAAACCCCAAATACGAGGCCTGGCTGACCTACGTCAAGTAG
- a CDS encoding DMT family transporter: MSVELTAVFFALLSAISWGAGDFSGGVASRRLNPYLIALLVHTTGLLLFALLALLRGEAFQPQDLPWSLAAGLAGCVGLVFLYRSFEAGQMGLAAPMAGVVGAGLAALVGFGLEGLPTPLQLLGFGVGLLGVWLAARPEGGAGPAQGLVYAFLAGLGFGGYFALIHQVEGLFWPSALAKLTATLLMLGLVAWLGLLRREARLSASLGLVGLAGLLDAGGNVLFLVAAQTGRLDVAAVISSLYPAFTALLAWGLLREHLSRGQTVGVLLSLVAITLIASG; this comes from the coding sequence ATGAGCGTAGAACTGACGGCGGTTTTCTTTGCCCTACTCTCGGCCATCTCCTGGGGCGCGGGCGATTTTAGCGGCGGGGTGGCCTCCCGCAGACTCAACCCCTACCTGATTGCCCTGCTGGTACACACCACCGGGCTCTTGCTGTTCGCTCTGCTGGCCCTCTTGCGCGGTGAAGCCTTTCAGCCCCAGGATCTCCCCTGGAGCCTGGCCGCCGGGTTGGCGGGCTGTGTGGGGCTGGTGTTTTTGTACCGGTCCTTCGAGGCCGGGCAGATGGGGCTGGCCGCCCCTATGGCCGGGGTGGTGGGGGCGGGGCTGGCCGCCCTGGTGGGGTTTGGGCTCGAGGGCCTCCCCACCCCGTTGCAACTGCTGGGCTTTGGGGTGGGCCTTCTGGGCGTCTGGCTGGCCGCCCGCCCGGAAGGTGGCGCGGGCCCTGCGCAGGGCCTGGTTTATGCGTTTCTGGCCGGGCTGGGCTTTGGGGGCTATTTCGCCCTGATTCACCAGGTGGAGGGGCTGTTCTGGCCCTCGGCCCTGGCCAAGCTCACCGCCACCCTCCTGATGCTGGGTCTGGTGGCGTGGCTGGGCCTGCTGCGCCGAGAAGCCCGGCTTTCCGCCAGTCTGGGCCTGGTGGGCCTGGCCGGGCTGCTGGACGCTGGGGGCAACGTGCTCTTTCTGGTGGCGGCCCAGACGGGCCGGCTGGACGTGGCCGCCGTCATTTCCTCACTTTACCCCGCCTTTACCGCCCTGCTGGCCTGGGGCTTGCTGCGCGAACACCTGAGCCGGGGCCAGACCGTGGGCGTGTTGCTTTCGCTGGTGGCCATTACCCTGATTGCCTCGGGCTGA
- the recF gene encoding DNA replication/repair protein RecF (All proteins in this family for which functions are known are DNA-binding proteins that assist the filamentation of RecA onto DNA for the initiation of recombination or recombinational repair.) yields the protein MRLLRLRQKNFRNLASPLFAPGLGLTTIVGGNAQGKTNLLEAIELVLGGELRNGTTERIAFGQSEAWLFAEVETQFGNSRLEVKLSREGREHKLNEAPASLRELSQLPGAVLLGPDDLELVLGPPEERRRFLDVLLSRFSARYRAMLGQYSRALQQRNAVLKSSFRPASRGGERERPGSIQSSIGIWNQELVKYGSEILSLRRRMLAKLTPLAREAYRELAPGELSLELCETTEPERFLQALEDNLPDDLQRGATSVGPHRDDLTLLLSGREAARFGSRGECRSIALALRLAEHRLLWSHYEEAPLLLVDEWNTELDARRRGALLAYAQSLPQAILAGLETPGEGAVMEIEAGVWR from the coding sequence GTGCGTCTGTTGCGCTTGCGGCAAAAAAACTTCAGGAACCTCGCCAGCCCGCTTTTTGCGCCGGGATTGGGCCTGACCACCATTGTGGGTGGCAACGCCCAGGGCAAGACCAACCTGCTCGAGGCCATCGAGCTGGTGCTGGGCGGGGAACTGCGCAACGGCACAACCGAGCGCATCGCCTTTGGCCAAAGCGAAGCCTGGCTTTTTGCCGAGGTCGAGACCCAGTTTGGCAACAGCCGCCTGGAAGTAAAGCTCAGCCGCGAGGGCCGCGAACACAAGCTCAACGAAGCCCCGGCCTCGCTGCGTGAGCTTTCGCAACTGCCGGGCGCGGTGCTCCTGGGCCCCGACGACCTCGAGCTGGTGCTGGGGCCTCCAGAAGAACGCCGCCGGTTTCTGGATGTGCTGCTCTCGCGTTTCTCGGCCCGCTACCGCGCCATGCTGGGTCAGTACAGCCGGGCTTTGCAGCAGCGCAACGCGGTTCTGAAAAGCAGCTTTCGCCCTGCTTCCAGGGGGGGCGAGAGGGAGAGGCCTGGCTCCATCCAATCTTCCATTGGCATCTGGAACCAGGAGCTGGTCAAGTACGGCAGCGAAATCCTGAGCCTGCGCCGCCGGATGCTCGCCAAGCTGACCCCCCTGGCCCGCGAAGCCTACCGCGAGCTGGCCCCGGGCGAACTGAGCCTGGAGCTATGCGAGACCACCGAGCCCGAACGCTTCCTTCAGGCCCTGGAAGACAACCTGCCCGACGACCTGCAGCGCGGCGCCACCAGTGTGGGGCCCCACCGCGACGACCTGACCCTGCTGCTCTCGGGCCGCGAGGCCGCCCGGTTTGGCAGCCGGGGGGAGTGCCGCAGCATTGCCCTGGCCCTGCGCCTGGCCGAACACCGCCTGCTCTGGTCTCACTACGAAGAGGCCCCGCTTTTGCTGGTAGACGAGTGGAACACCGAGCTCGACGCCCGCCGCCGGGGGGCCTTGCTGGCCTATGCACAGAGCCTGCCCCAGGCCATTCTGGCAGGCCTGGAAACCCCGGGCGAGGGGGCCGTGATGGAGATTGAAGCGGGGGTGTGGCGCTGA
- a CDS encoding sulfite exporter TauE/SafE family protein yields MVAAMELSPPSWAVAFLAAWLVGASKTGLSGAVTIAVVLFASIIPAREATGALLPVLICADFIAVRMLRQSVRWQELLRIFPWTAVGIGLGTLMLYFSNDAQVQRVIGAIIVGMTLYQLYRKARHLSDVNISRHPAFAPSMGMAAGFTTMVANAAGPFVLIYMLAMRMGKLEVVGSIAWYFLVVNLFKVPFAVGLGLITWGSLAFNLWLVPAVGLGAWAGRRLLDYLPQSTFEWMALTLALLGGLRLLLV; encoded by the coding sequence ATGGTAGCGGCCATGGAGCTAAGCCCCCCCTCCTGGGCCGTGGCCTTTTTGGCAGCCTGGCTGGTGGGCGCTTCCAAAACCGGGCTGTCGGGCGCTGTAACGATTGCGGTGGTCTTATTCGCCAGCATCATCCCGGCCCGCGAGGCCACGGGTGCTTTGTTGCCGGTGCTGATTTGCGCCGACTTCATTGCGGTGCGTATGCTCCGCCAAAGCGTGCGCTGGCAAGAGCTTCTGCGCATTTTTCCCTGGACTGCCGTGGGGATTGGCCTGGGCACGCTCATGCTCTACTTCAGCAACGACGCACAGGTGCAGCGGGTGATCGGCGCGATTATCGTGGGCATGACCCTGTATCAGCTTTACCGCAAGGCCCGGCATCTGAGTGACGTGAACATCTCCAGGCATCCGGCTTTTGCCCCCAGCATGGGCATGGCCGCCGGTTTTACTACTATGGTGGCCAATGCGGCAGGCCCTTTTGTGCTTATTTATATGCTGGCCATGCGGATGGGGAAGCTCGAGGTGGTGGGCAGCATCGCCTGGTACTTTCTGGTGGTCAATCTATTCAAGGTGCCCTTTGCGGTGGGGCTGGGCCTCATCACCTGGGGGTCGCTGGCGTTCAACCTGTGGCTGGTGCCCGCCGTGGGGCTGGGGGCCTGGGCAGGCCGACGCCTCCTGGACTACCTCCCGCAGAGCACTTTCGAGTGGATGGCCCTCACGCTGGCCTTGCTGGGCGGGCTTCGATTGCTGCTGGTCTAA
- a CDS encoding diguanylate cyclase, with the protein MLHSSESIWPWFYRLYWNTAFVGAALALLQLWRGQWALEVVSLVYLLVTLAAFLLARRYPKTAPVLHLVAALGMLVWVCQQPWDAILPGWNQQMTLYISATLATLGLTVLAIFGGLWMMVGGLILLAALLPYPESGLYWAVWPLWAAGGLVGLSVFKAIHKLEVAQQDLSRVILRDRQTGLSNRLALEADYERYQALASRSDQPLLFSCWLLGISGQNPRLLQELAQVMREAMRQGDGLYRVDDDQFCGLHIGLVSGHELTERLSKRLPQARVVWVVCNGLTLEEALAQAQDLLYRSPRQPARHISAMPKA; encoded by the coding sequence ATGTTGCATTCGTCCGAGTCGATCTGGCCCTGGTTTTACCGATTGTATTGGAATACCGCTTTTGTGGGGGCGGCCCTGGCCCTGCTGCAACTGTGGCGAGGGCAATGGGCCCTCGAGGTTGTTTCGCTGGTCTATTTGTTGGTTACCCTGGCGGCCTTTCTGCTGGCCCGCCGCTACCCCAAAACCGCGCCGGTCTTGCACCTGGTGGCGGCCCTGGGGATGCTGGTATGGGTGTGCCAACAGCCCTGGGACGCCATTCTCCCGGGGTGGAACCAGCAGATGACGCTTTATATCAGTGCAACCCTGGCCACCCTGGGCCTGACAGTGCTGGCCATATTCGGCGGGCTGTGGATGATGGTAGGAGGGCTGATCCTCCTGGCGGCGCTGCTGCCCTACCCTGAGTCGGGACTGTACTGGGCGGTATGGCCGCTGTGGGCAGCGGGCGGGCTGGTGGGACTTTCGGTTTTCAAGGCGATACACAAGCTCGAGGTCGCCCAGCAAGATTTATCCAGGGTGATCTTACGAGACCGCCAGACCGGACTGAGCAACCGCCTGGCCCTCGAGGCCGACTACGAGCGTTACCAGGCCCTGGCCAGCCGCAGTGACCAGCCCCTGCTTTTCTCCTGCTGGCTTTTGGGGATCTCGGGGCAAAACCCTCGGCTGTTGCAGGAGCTGGCCCAGGTGATGCGGGAGGCCATGCGCCAGGGGGATGGCTTGTACCGGGTGGACGACGACCAATTCTGCGGCCTGCACATTGGCTTGGTCAGTGGGCACGAGCTGACCGAGCGGCTCAGCAAAAGGCTGCCCCAGGCCCGGGTGGTCTGGGTGGTGTGCAACGGCCTGACCCTGGAAGAAGCGCTGGCCCAGGCCCAGGACTTGCTCTACCGCAGCCCCCGGCAGCCAGCCCGGCACATATCGGCCATGCCCAAAGCGTAA
- a CDS encoding LOG family protein: MRLVTVFGSSRVQPGTPAFAEARAWGRTIAEAGFGVATGGYNGAMEAVSQGAKEAGGLVVGITAPVLFPQRNGPNVHVDLELPSSSLLTRIERLIDVGVACLALPGGVGTLAEILAAWNLNHIAEMQGKPQKPLGVHVGWLGVIRAGLEVTPEALRMLTPIDSLQSLQGFLGRLRAAAPGR; encoded by the coding sequence ATGCGACTCGTAACCGTGTTTGGTTCGTCCAGGGTGCAGCCCGGCACCCCGGCTTTTGCCGAGGCCCGCGCCTGGGGGCGCACAATTGCCGAGGCTGGGTTTGGCGTGGCTACGGGCGGGTACAACGGGGCGATGGAGGCTGTTTCGCAGGGGGCCAAAGAGGCCGGTGGGCTGGTGGTGGGCATCACTGCGCCTGTGCTGTTTCCGCAGCGCAACGGGCCCAACGTGCACGTGGATCTGGAGCTGCCGTCCTCCTCGCTACTCACCCGCATCGAGCGGCTGATTGATGTGGGTGTGGCCTGCCTGGCCCTGCCGGGCGGGGTAGGCACCCTGGCCGAAATCCTGGCGGCCTGGAACCTGAACCATATCGCCGAGATGCAGGGCAAACCCCAGAAGCCCCTGGGGGTGCACGTGGGATGGTTGGGGGTCATCCGGGCAGGCCTCGAGGTCACCCCCGAAGCCCTGCGGATGCTCACCCCCATAGACTCGCTGCAAAGCCTGCAAGGGTTTCTTGGCCGGCTTCGCGCTGCAGCACCCGGAAGGTAA
- a CDS encoding MFS transporter, with translation MAWALIPSGILIYVALYSVVPMLPGLERLFGTAPGSTHLGISLPFLVLVLLSPVVPRIRLPVGSVIGGGLFGVGLFGVLAGLAPSLEIWTLCRTLQGAFAAAVPGLSLALLPKLYPRKHAQMAGLWVAGNVLGGGLGRGLGGLLAEGLGERWAIVLLALPIAITALFVLRERDHLALPAPRYTLSAWPLYALGFALLFVNFFVANLLPYRLEALGLSQGQIGGVFFAYLAGIPGSALAGVWVKRLGVVRAFRLALGVAALGLLVQLPDQPFWILVGFVLMMAGIFTAQAIAGGVSGQGGSGVSGTYVAAFYLGGTVAGLVYPPFIGESALWGQGTALGVSLLAVLLAGRALR, from the coding sequence GTGGCCTGGGCCTTAATTCCATCGGGCATTTTGATCTATGTGGCGCTGTACTCGGTAGTGCCCATGCTGCCCGGATTGGAGCGCCTCTTCGGCACCGCCCCCGGCAGCACCCATCTGGGCATCAGCCTGCCCTTTCTGGTGCTGGTGCTGCTCTCGCCGGTGGTGCCGCGCATCCGCCTGCCGGTGGGCAGCGTGATCGGCGGTGGGCTATTTGGGGTGGGCTTGTTTGGGGTGCTGGCCGGCCTCGCGCCCAGCCTGGAAATCTGGACGCTGTGCCGCACGCTCCAGGGGGCCTTTGCGGCGGCAGTTCCCGGGCTCTCGCTGGCCCTCCTGCCCAAGTTGTACCCCCGCAAGCACGCCCAGATGGCCGGTTTATGGGTGGCCGGGAATGTGCTGGGTGGGGGCCTGGGGCGCGGGCTGGGGGGGCTTTTAGCCGAGGGTTTGGGCGAGCGCTGGGCCATCGTGTTGCTGGCGCTGCCGATAGCGATCACTGCCCTTTTCGTCCTGCGAGAGCGCGACCATCTGGCCCTGCCCGCTCCCCGCTATACCCTCTCGGCCTGGCCCTTGTATGCCCTGGGCTTTGCCCTCCTCTTTGTCAACTTTTTTGTGGCTAACCTGCTGCCCTACCGCCTCGAGGCCCTGGGTTTGTCGCAAGGCCAGATTGGGGGAGTTTTTTTCGCCTACCTGGCGGGCATTCCCGGCAGCGCCCTGGCCGGTGTTTGGGTAAAGAGACTGGGTGTGGTGCGGGCTTTTCGGCTGGCCTTGGGGGTGGCGGCGCTGGGCCTGTTGGTTCAGCTTCCCGACCAACCCTTTTGGATTCTGGTGGGGTTTGTGCTCATGATGGCGGGCATTTTTACTGCCCAGGCTATTGCGGGCGGGGTTTCGGGGCAGGGCGGTAGCGGGGTGAGCGGCACTTATGTGGCCGCTTTTTACCTGGGGGGCACGGTGGCGGGGCTGGTGTACCCGCCCTTTATTGGGGAAAGCGCACTGTGGGGCCAGGGGACGGCTCTGGGGGTCTCGCTCCTGGCCGTGCTGCTGGCCGGACGGGCGCTGCGCTAA
- a CDS encoding AAA family ATPase yields the protein MKLVFLYGPAAVGKLTVANELTRLTGYPVFDNHLSIDYAAKLFEWGSPEYVQLLRAVRLFTFKQMAQMGQKGLIFTFVYTPPSSDAFIRQVLEVCEASGIEPRFVKLEAPREVLLQRIQSPERKPLKKLSRPERLLQMLEQGALEAIPFVESLRIDTGEMSPAEAARGIVQHFGLEPLL from the coding sequence ATGAAGCTGGTCTTTCTCTACGGCCCAGCTGCGGTAGGTAAGCTAACCGTAGCCAATGAACTCACCCGGCTCACCGGCTACCCCGTCTTCGACAATCACCTCTCCATTGACTACGCCGCCAAGCTCTTCGAGTGGGGCAGCCCGGAGTACGTACAGCTCCTGCGAGCGGTGCGGCTTTTTACCTTCAAGCAGATGGCCCAGATGGGGCAGAAGGGGCTCATCTTCACCTTTGTGTACACCCCGCCCAGCAGCGATGCGTTTATCCGGCAAGTGCTGGAAGTCTGCGAAGCGTCCGGCATCGAGCCCCGGTTCGTCAAGCTGGAAGCTCCCCGCGAAGTGCTTTTGCAGCGAATCCAAAGCCCCGAGCGCAAACCCCTCAAGAAGCTCTCCCGCCCCGAACGGCTCTTGCAGATGCTGGAACAGGGCGCCTTAGAGGCTATTCCCTTTGTGGAAAGCCTACGCATAGACACCGGCGAAATGTCACCCGCAGAGGCCGCCCGGGGTATCGTGCAGCACTTTGGGTTGGAGCCCCTACTGTAA
- a CDS encoding DUF721 domain-containing protein — MSRARPSAEIVAKILRQKGLSAGVQRGQVLALWPEIAGPALSELTEADRLEDGVLFVRVADSVVAHQLTYLREEFLKRYQEQLPGLVQELRFLVGAEKKSIPKSKPMTRPKLSPEEEARLRELTEHSPQDLQGVILRAGRAVLQKQKENPHPPCPICGAPSPERPCKPCQKLLTEPVVLRESGRLTRFPLKTRLEGDPLEAARYLARQKLEAQLRELLPQVIQQPELMPILQDTARRYLQLCTGEKEVRGHRHLLPETLRSLLKEV; from the coding sequence ATGTCCAGGGCCAGACCCTCTGCCGAGATTGTGGCCAAAATTCTGCGCCAAAAAGGGCTGAGCGCAGGGGTTCAGCGGGGCCAGGTGCTGGCGCTCTGGCCCGAGATTGCCGGGCCTGCCCTGAGCGAGCTAACCGAGGCCGACCGCCTGGAAGACGGGGTGCTGTTTGTGCGGGTGGCCGACTCGGTGGTGGCGCACCAGCTCACCTACTTGCGTGAGGAGTTCCTCAAGCGCTACCAGGAACAGCTTCCCGGATTGGTGCAGGAGCTGCGGTTCTTGGTAGGTGCAGAGAAAAAGAGCATACCCAAGAGCAAACCGATGACCCGGCCAAAACTGAGCCCCGAGGAAGAAGCGCGCCTGAGAGAGCTAACCGAGCACTCCCCCCAAGACCTCCAGGGGGTGATCCTCCGGGCGGGAAGGGCGGTCTTGCAGAAGCAAAAAGAGAACCCCCACCCGCCCTGCCCCATCTGCGGCGCGCCCAGCCCTGAGCGCCCCTGCAAGCCCTGTCAGAAGCTTCTGACCGAACCTGTTGTTCTGCGTGAATCGGGTCGCTTGACCCGCTTTCCACTCAAGACGCGCCTCGAGGGCGATCCGCTCGAGGCCGCCCGCTACCTGGCCCGGCAGAAGCTCGAGGCCCAGCTCCGAGAGCTTTTGCCCCAGGTCATCCAGCAGCCCGAGCTGATGCCCATCCTGCAAGACACCGCAAGGCGCTACTTGCAGCTTTGTACCGGCGAAAAAGAGGTTCGGGGCCACCGCCATCTGCTGCCCGAGACCCTGCGCTCCCTGCTCAAAGAGGTATGA